Proteins from a genomic interval of Rhipicephalus microplus isolate Deutch F79 chromosome 6, USDA_Rmic, whole genome shotgun sequence:
- the LOC142761784 gene encoding BEN domain-containing protein 5-like isoform X1 — translation MLQKCNLDFFLHFQARTLQFMQPSPPSPPPLWPCSPLSPQGWSATLPLPPPQHLLLPEPPSPSSEQPRMQPCPLMPPVPHPGITSSGSQEPTSQGLGASDELPLFFQVDNQIHLGNGIFLEQEKWAWLLSRPRDSLFCKEATKLLWGVSALHNRSITGAPCRRYVRSENQAPPRRALTPKKMEAVGNAFSKYISGRPSETAPMERLRKMNRVIAEMLNDLNK, via the exons ATGCTTCAAAAGTGtaatttagatttttttttgcattttcaggcAAGGACGTTGCAGTTCATGCAGCCATCGCCACCTTCGCCACCACCACTATGGCCGTGCTCGCCGTTGTCCCCACAAGGGTGGTCAGCAACGCTGCCTTTGCCACCACCGCAGCACTTACTGCTACCAGAGCCTCCGTCGCCTTCTTCAGAGCAGCCACGGATGCAGCCATGCCCATTGATGCCACCGGTACCACACCCCGGAATCACTTCAAGTGGTTCTCAAGAACCTACCAGCCAG GGTTTGGGTGCCAGTGATGAACTGCCGCTGTTTTTCCAGGTGGACAATCAA ATTCACCTAGGAAACGGCATATTCCTGGAGCAGGAAAAATGGGCATGGCTGCTTTCGCGTCCGAGAGACAGCTTGTTCTGTAAGGAGGCGACCAAGCTTCTGTGGGGTGTGAGTGCCCTCCACAACAGGAGCATCACAGGAGCCCCTTGTCGGCGCTATGTGCGCTCAGAAAACCAGGCACCACCCAGGAGGGCACTCACGCCTAAAAAAATGGAGGCAGTCGGAA ATGCCTTCAGCAAGTACATTTCTGGGAGACCAAGTGAAACGGCACCAATGGAGAGGTTAAGAAAAATGAACAGAGTCATTGCTGAAATGTTGAACGACCTAAACAAATGA
- the LOC142761784 gene encoding BEN domain-containing protein 5-like isoform X2, with protein MLQKCNLDFFLHFQARTLQFMQPSPPSPPPLWPCSPLSPQGWSATLPLPPPQHLLLPEPPSPSSEQPRMQPCPLMPPVPHPGITSSGSQEPTSQIHLGNGIFLEQEKWAWLLSRPRDSLFCKEATKLLWGVSALHNRSITGAPCRRYVRSENQAPPRRALTPKKMEAVGNAFSKYISGRPSETAPMERLRKMNRVIAEMLNDLNK; from the exons ATGCTTCAAAAGTGtaatttagatttttttttgcattttcaggcAAGGACGTTGCAGTTCATGCAGCCATCGCCACCTTCGCCACCACCACTATGGCCGTGCTCGCCGTTGTCCCCACAAGGGTGGTCAGCAACGCTGCCTTTGCCACCACCGCAGCACTTACTGCTACCAGAGCCTCCGTCGCCTTCTTCAGAGCAGCCACGGATGCAGCCATGCCCATTGATGCCACCGGTACCACACCCCGGAATCACTTCAAGTGGTTCTCAAGAACCTACCAGCCAG ATTCACCTAGGAAACGGCATATTCCTGGAGCAGGAAAAATGGGCATGGCTGCTTTCGCGTCCGAGAGACAGCTTGTTCTGTAAGGAGGCGACCAAGCTTCTGTGGGGTGTGAGTGCCCTCCACAACAGGAGCATCACAGGAGCCCCTTGTCGGCGCTATGTGCGCTCAGAAAACCAGGCACCACCCAGGAGGGCACTCACGCCTAAAAAAATGGAGGCAGTCGGAA ATGCCTTCAGCAAGTACATTTCTGGGAGACCAAGTGAAACGGCACCAATGGAGAGGTTAAGAAAAATGAACAGAGTCATTGCTGAAATGTTGAACGACCTAAACAAATGA